A DNA window from Gemmatimonadaceae bacterium contains the following coding sequences:
- a CDS encoding divalent metal cation transporter translates to MTRAADARVRKQRGFAGWVRELGPGLITGAADDDPSGIATYSQAGATFGYGLLWTAILCMPLMAAVQTMCARVGVVAERGLASVLRTHYSRWLLWLVCLLLFAGNTINIAADLGGMGASAALLTGVSAMWFVPLFTVLILALLVFASYTRMTQIFKWLTVVLFAYVAAAFFARPHWSAVAAGTFLPRFALDHDYLLMIVAILGTTISPYLFFWQAAQNAEQEEHASPNVGRRRPRWAVHRSLEGATRDVRAGMFVSQAIMYFIILTTGATLHATHPVINTASEAAAALRPFAGSGAAVLFAAGIVGTGLLGVPVLAGSAAYALGEAALWRTGMDETPRSAGPFYAVMAAAMLLGMVLAFARLNAMRLLVWSAVVNGLLAPPLVIVILMICNNRAVMREHRNGWGLNALGGLVAVLMSAAAVALIASWISG, encoded by the coding sequence GTGACGCGCGCGGCGGATGCGCGCGTACGAAAGCAACGGGGATTCGCGGGATGGGTGCGCGAGCTCGGGCCCGGGCTGATTACCGGCGCGGCCGACGACGATCCATCCGGTATCGCGACATACTCACAGGCCGGCGCCACATTCGGCTACGGCCTGCTATGGACCGCCATTCTATGCATGCCGCTCATGGCGGCGGTACAGACAATGTGCGCGCGCGTTGGTGTGGTGGCCGAACGCGGCCTGGCGAGCGTGCTGCGCACCCATTACTCGCGCTGGCTCCTGTGGCTGGTGTGTCTGCTTCTCTTCGCCGGCAACACGATCAACATCGCCGCGGATCTGGGCGGCATGGGTGCATCGGCGGCGCTGCTGACGGGCGTGAGCGCGATGTGGTTCGTGCCGCTCTTCACGGTGCTCATCCTCGCGCTGCTGGTGTTCGCGTCGTACACACGCATGACGCAGATCTTCAAGTGGCTCACGGTAGTGTTGTTCGCGTACGTGGCAGCGGCGTTTTTTGCGCGGCCGCATTGGAGCGCCGTGGCGGCGGGCACGTTTCTGCCGCGGTTCGCGTTGGACCACGATTATCTGCTCATGATCGTGGCGATCCTCGGCACCACCATCTCGCCGTATCTCTTCTTCTGGCAGGCCGCGCAGAACGCGGAGCAGGAGGAGCACGCGTCGCCTAACGTGGGGCGGCGCCGGCCGCGGTGGGCGGTGCACCGGTCGCTCGAGGGCGCCACCCGCGATGTCCGCGCCGGCATGTTCGTGTCGCAGGCCATCATGTACTTCATCATCCTGACCACCGGCGCGACGCTGCACGCGACGCATCCGGTGATCAACACCGCGTCGGAAGCGGCGGCGGCGCTGCGCCCGTTCGCCGGCTCGGGCGCCGCCGTGCTGTTCGCCGCCGGCATCGTCGGCACCGGACTGCTCGGCGTCCCGGTGCTCGCGGGATCGGCGGCGTATGCGTTAGGCGAAGCCGCCCTGTGGCGGACCGGGATGGACGAGACGCCGCGCAGCGCCGGCCCGTTCTACGCCGTGATGGCCGCCGCGATGCTGTTGGGCATGGTGCTCGCCTTCGCGCGCTTGAACGCGATGCGATTACTGGTCTGGTCGGCCGTGGTGAACGGCCTGCTCGCGCCGCCGCTCGTCATCGTGATTCTGATGATCTGCAACAACCGCGCGGTGATGCGCGAGCATCGCAACGGCTGGGGCCTGAATGCGCTCGGCGGCCTCGTCGCGGTGCTCATGTCCGCCGCGGCCGTCGCACTCATCGCGTCGTGGATCTCGGGCTGA
- a CDS encoding lmo0937 family membrane protein: MLWTLIVILFILWILGFGVFHVAGGLIHLLLVIAVILLIVRLATGRRPVV; this comes from the coding sequence ATGCTTTGGACGCTGATCGTGATTCTCTTCATTCTCTGGATACTCGGCTTCGGCGTGTTTCACGTGGCGGGCGGCCTGATTCACCTCCTGCTCGTGATCGCGGTCATTCTCCTGATCGTGCGCCTGGCGACCGGCCGCCGGCCAGTCGTCTAA